The sequence GTCGCTAGCCATCACTTGTCGATATAAGGCCAATTGCTGTGCTTGCTCGGCCAGTTGGCGCGCCTGCAGATCCAATTGCGCCAACTGACTGCTTTCGGCACTCAGTAGCGTTTGCAAGTCTACGCGCAGCGCCAGCAGCTCTTGTCGATTGCGCTCGGCTTGAGTCTGCTGCTGGCTCAATAACTGCTGTTGCTCCTGATAGCGCAGTGCGCCAAAGCCCAGCAGTAACGCCAACACCACACAAACCAGTAAACACAGTATAAAACGACGATCCAAAGGTGCAGTCATCATCATCTCCAATAGGTAAGGCCGAATTGTGCCAAAGCGCAGCCCTGGGCGCCAGCAAGGCTTTGGTTAAGCCTTAATTTAACCGATGCCCGCCACAAGCATGACAAGCGAGGCACCCTTTTTGATATTTTGATATAGTCAGGCCACATTGGCAGCGCCTGCTGTCACAGCCCCAATTCAAAGGATGCTTACATGTCCAAGTCTGACGATTTATTTGCCAAGGCCCGTCTCGTTATTCCGGGCGGCGTTAACTCTCCGGTTCGTGCCTTTAACGGCGTAGGCGGCACACCGCGCTTTATTGAACGCGCCGATGGTGCCTATATTTTTGATGCGGACGGCCAGTCCTATGTAGATTACATCGGCTCTTGGGGCCCGATGATTTTGGGCCATAACGCCGCAGTAGTACGCGAGGCAGTGATTGAAGCCGCAGAGCGTGGCTTAAGCTTTGGTGCCCCCACCGCCAGTGAAGTGACCATGGCGGAAAAAGTAAAAGAGCTGGTACCCTCCATGGAGCTAACCCGCATGGTGAACTCCGGCACCGAAGCCACCATGAGCGCCATTCGTTTAGCTCGTGGCTTTACCCATCGCGATAAGATTTTAAAATTTGAAGGCTGTTATCACGGCCATGCGGACTGCCTGCTGGTGAAAGCCGGCTCCGGTGCCCTCACCTTAGGCCAGCCTAACTCACCGGGCGTACCGGCGGATTTTGCTAAACACACCTTAACCGCGACTTTTAACGATTTAGACTCAGTAAAAGCAGCTTTTGCCGCGGCACCCGATGACATCGCCTGTATTATCGTGGAGCCGATTGCTGGCAACATGAACTGCATTCCTCCTGCGGACGGCTTCTTGCAAGGCTTGCGCGATATTTGCGATCAATACGGCGCCTTGTTGATTTTTGATGAAGTAATGTGTGGTTTCCGCGTTGCCTTAGGCGGCGCGCAGCAGCGTTATGGCGTGACCCCGGACTTAACCACACTCGGTAAAATCATCGGTGGCGGCATGCCAGTGGGCGCCTTTGGTGGCCGTCGTGAAGTGATGGATCATTTAGCCCCGACCGGCCCCGTGTACCAAGCCGGTACATTGTCCGGTAACCCCATCGCCATGGCAGCCGGTTTAGCTACCCTTAACGCCCTGAGCGCACCTGGCTTGCACGAAAAGCTAGAAGCCAGCACTAAGGCCTTGGTTGATGGCCTGCAAGCGGCGGCCGATAAACACGGCATTCCTTTTACCACTACCCAAGTGGGCGCCATGTTTGGCTTTTTCTTCACCACTGAAAAAAATATCACCTGCTATGAGCAAGTGATGCAATGTGATACCGAGGCGTTCAAACGCTTCTTCCACTTAATGTTGGATCAAGGCGTGTATTTGGCCCCGTCTGCTTTTGAAGCGGGCTTTATGTCTTTAGCGCACGGCGAGAAAGAAATTGCCCATACCTTGGCTGCGGCAGATAGCGCTTTTGCGGCCATGAAGGCTTAATTAAACCCCGTAACCTGTTAAACACAGGCTAACGGGTCTAATCGGGCTGCTGGATATTCACCAGCGGCCCTTCTAATAGCTCAACGCTGTTCCCGTCGGGGTCCATAATAAATACGTAGCGGCCACAGCTTTGCCCGCGTACCACAGACGG comes from Oceanisphaera profunda and encodes:
- the hemL gene encoding glutamate-1-semialdehyde 2,1-aminomutase, producing MSKSDDLFAKARLVIPGGVNSPVRAFNGVGGTPRFIERADGAYIFDADGQSYVDYIGSWGPMILGHNAAVVREAVIEAAERGLSFGAPTASEVTMAEKVKELVPSMELTRMVNSGTEATMSAIRLARGFTHRDKILKFEGCYHGHADCLLVKAGSGALTLGQPNSPGVPADFAKHTLTATFNDLDSVKAAFAAAPDDIACIIVEPIAGNMNCIPPADGFLQGLRDICDQYGALLIFDEVMCGFRVALGGAQQRYGVTPDLTTLGKIIGGGMPVGAFGGRREVMDHLAPTGPVYQAGTLSGNPIAMAAGLATLNALSAPGLHEKLEASTKALVDGLQAAADKHGIPFTTTQVGAMFGFFFTTEKNITCYEQVMQCDTEAFKRFFHLMLDQGVYLAPSAFEAGFMSLAHGEKEIAHTLAAADSAFAAMKA